Sequence from the Qipengyuania gaetbuli genome:
ACCCGTTGCGTTAGGAAACGTAATTTGCCGTCGTTTTGGCGGCGATCTCGTCGGCCGTGATGCCCGGTGCCATCTCGATGAGACGGAACGGGCTGTCGTGGTCGGGGCGCTGGAACACGGCCAGATCGGTGATGATCATGTCGACGACATTGCGGCCCGTCAGCGGCAGCGTGCATTCGGGAATGAACTTTGGGCTGCCGTCCTTGGCCGTGTGTTCCATCACGACGATGATCTTCTTCACGCCTGCGACGAGGTCCATCGCGCCGCCCATGCCCTTGATCATCTTGCCCGGGATCATCCAGTTGGCGATGTCGCCGTTTGCGGCCACTTCCATCGCGCCCAGCACGGTCAGGTCGATGTGCCCGCCGCGGATCATGGCAAAGCTCGCCGCGCTGTCGAAATAGGCCGAGTGCGCCAGTTCGCTGATGGTCTGTTTGCCGGCATTGATGAGATCGGCGTCTTCCTCGCCTTCATAGGGGAAGGGGCCGATGCCAAGCATTCCGTTCTCGCTCTGCAGCGTGACGTGCATGCCTTCGGGGATGTGGTTGGCCACCAGCGTCGGGATGCCGATGCCGAGGTTGACGTAATAGCCGTCCTTCAGCTCGCGCGCTGCGCGGGCGGCCATCTGGTTACGGTCCCAGCCGGTCTTTTCTGCCGTGTCGCTCATCTCAATTGCCTTCGCTCATGATTGCAGGCGCGTTCGATCGCGCGGTATCGGGGTTCCAGCGCTGGTCTTCGGCAAAGACCTCGCCGATCGTGCCCTTGATGGAATCGCCGTAGACGGGGTTGGGGAGGGCGAACCACCCCTTGCCCCACAATTGCGCATAGTCGCCGCGGGCGGCCAGCTGGCGGCGCGCGGCAGGCGCACGGCCTTCCTCGTTGAAGACGTCGGCGAAGTCGCCGAGGTTATCGCCTGCCAGAGCGATGACGCAGTACTTGGCTGCGATCATCTTGCGGCGACCGTCCTTGCCGCCTCCGCCGCCATCGTCACCGCGCAGGTACAGCGTGTCGAGGTGGACTGCCTTGCCGAGCCCGGCGACCTCGATCGCACGTGCAGCGCCTTCGGGGCTATGCTGGCGGTTGGTGTTGAAGACCGGCGTGATGCCTGCCTCGCGAAGCCGGCGGATACCGGTGACGGCACCGGGCACGGGGCGCGCGAGCGATGCGGCGCTTTCTTCCCACTTGCGCCAGCTATCGCTGGTGTAGCGATTGCCCTGTGCCAGCCAGTATTCGTAGCCCTGGTTGAGCAGCACGGTCTCGTCCACGTCGAACACGACGGCAAGCGGCTTCATCCGGTCCCCGTCCATGCAGGACGGTGCGGAGACGTCGCCGTCGATACCCATCGGCACGGCCTGCGGAATGCGGCGTTCGCGGGCGCGGGCGGTCGCGTAGTCGGCCAGCATCCGCCAGCTCTGGATGGATACGGCCGCAGCTTCGCCCGAGCCGTAGAGCCAGCGCATCGTGTCGGGCGCGTCGCTATCGAGTGTGACGGCGGGCGCGCTGGCGACAGGGGCTTCGGGCGCGGCGCCGGTCGTGGCGCAGGCCGAGAGGAGCATCGTCGAGGCGGCGATTGCGAGGCGAAGCTTCATCATTTGCCTTCCATGTCTGCGGGAAGCGGGTTCGCGGGCGTTTCGGCCTGCCAGTAGATCGACTGCACCAGCCAGCGACCGTCGTCCTGGCGCATCAGCTGGAACGAGTTGATGCCGCGCACAGAACCGGCGCTGCCATCCTCGTTGGTCCAGGTCCCGGCATAGGAGGACCAGGCGTGGGCGATGTCGCCATAGACCTCGATCCGGTTGACCAGCGCGCTTTCGGTGAAGCCGCGATCGATGAGGAACGGGCCGCTGCGTTCGATATAGTCCTCGACCGAGCCGCTCCAGAAGCCGTCGACCCGCAAGGCGGTCATCTTCGCGTCCGGCAGGAACAGGGCGCGCATCGCATCCCAGTCGCGCGGCTGGCCGACGGGGCCGGAAATGACGGCGTAAACCGCATCCACCGCCGCGTTGATGGCAGCCTTGTCTTCAATGTTCTCGCTCATCGCGCTCTCCCCGTGATGCCCGGCGGATGCTGCTGCCGGAACTGACAGCAGCAGGGCTGCCGCAAGCGCCCTCATGCGGTTTCCCGCGGGCGCGTCGTCACGAATTCGATCTTCTTGTCGTAGGGCGCGCCGACGATCATGCGCTGGACGTAGACGCCCGGCAGGTGGATGCAGTCGGGATCGAGGCTGCCGGCCGGCACCACTTCCTCGACCTCGACGACGCAGACCTTGCCGCAGGTCGCTGCCGGCAGGTTGAAGTTGCGCGCGGTCTTGCGGAAGACGAGATTGCCGGTCTCGTCGGCCTTCCATGCCTTCACGATGGCAAGGTCGGCGAAGATGCCGCGCTCGAGGATGTATTCCTCGCCGTCGAAAACCTTGGTTTCCTTGCCTTCGGCGACCTGCGTGCCGACGCCGGTCTTGGTGTAGAAGCCGGGAATGCCCGCGCCGCCGGCGCGCATGCGTTCGGCGAGCGTGCCCTGGGGGCAGAATTCGACTTCCAGTTCGCCGGAGAGGAACTGGCGTTCGAACTCCTTGTTCTCGCCGACATAGGAAGAGATCATCTTCTTCACCTGCTGCGTGCGCAGCAGCATCCCGATGCCCTCGTTGTCGATCCCGGCGTTATTGCTGGCGAAGGTCAGGCCCTTCACCCCGCTCTCGCGGATGGCTTCCAGCAGGCGTTCGGGAATGCCGCACAGGCCGAAGCCCCCGCTGGCGATGAGCATGTCGTCTTTCAGGATGCCCTCGAGGGCGCTGGCGGCGTCGGGGTAAAGCTTGTTCATCAATCCTCCGTTACGGCATGGCTGCTAGCCTTGGACCGGTCGCCTGTCACCCCTGAAGAATGGCGCAGGCGCGTAAGTGAAGCAGCGCATTCGCCATCGCAGCATACGGTGCCGGCCTTTCGTGAGTCCCCAGGCCACTTTTGGGTCTTTGCGCTGCAGGTGCGAAATAACCCCAAAAGTCAGCCTTTGTTAATTCAGTTATTTGCCTCCAAATGTTGCGTCTCGTGCAACAATCCATGTGCTTTTCGCACTTGCACAAAATGTGTCCGGAAAGCATATGTAGGCCTGCCTTTCAGGCATCCTCTCCCAAGACTTTCCAAGCCCGGCTGGACTTCCAGCCGGGCTTTTTTCTTGCCTGCACGGGGCTTTTCTCCGGACCCCTTGCGCCTCTCGCTCATTGCAACCTTGCACGGTGACCCCATCTGGGGGGCAACCGGATACGAGTTGACGGAAGGGAGACTACCCAGATGGCCGATGCCGACGCTGCGACTGCCGTGGAAGACAAGACGGTGCGGCTCCAGGTCGCCGCTGCCCGCCAGGAGGAAAGCGGCCAGGGGATCGCCCGCATGCCGCGTTCGGCGTTCCAGGCGCTGGGCATCACCGAAGGCGATACCGTCCAGATCACCGGCAAGCGAGACACGGTGGCGATTGCCATGGCCGCCTATGACGAGGACCAGACCCTCGACGTCATCCGCCTCGACGGCCTCCAGCGCGGCAATGCCGAGGTCGGCTCGGGGGAACACGTCAAGGTCGTGGCTGCCGAATCGCGGCCTGCCACCCGTGTGGTCTTCGCCCCCGCGACCCGCGAAATGCGCCTGCAAGGGCCGGCGCAGGCGCTGAAGCGCAATTTCTTCCGCAAGCCAATCATGGCCGGCGACCTCGTCGCCACCACTGGCCAGCAGCCGGTACAGAACCTGCCGCCCAACGTGCGCGGCATGTTCAATGCACCGGCCTATGCGCTGACCCAGATCCGTCTATCGGTCGTGTCGACCAGCCCCAAGGGCATCGTCCATATCGACGAGAATACCGAGGTCGAGCTGCGCGCCGAGTTCGAGGAGCCGCGCGATGCCCGCGCCGTCGTCAATTACGACGATGTTGGCGGCATGGGCGACACCATCCAGGCGCTGCGCGAGATGGTCGAACTTCCGCTGCGCTATCCCGAGCTGTTCACCCGCCTCGGAGTCGATCCGCCCAAGGGCGTGCTGCTCCATGGCCCGCCCGGCACCGGCAAGACCCGCCTCGCGCAGGCGGTAGCCAACGAGAGCGACGCGAACTTCTTCACCATCAACGGCCCGGAAATCATGGGCTCGGGCTATGGCGAGAGCGAGAAGGCCCTGCGCCAGGTGTTCGAGGAAGCGAGCAAGTCCTCGCCTGCCATCGTCTTCATTGACGAGATCGATTCGATTGCGCCCAAGCGCGACCGTGTGCCGGGCGAGGCGGAAAAGCGCCTCGTTGCGCAGCTGCTCACGCTGATGGACGGGCTGGAGGCGCGCTCCAATCTCGTGGTCATCGCCGCGACCAACCGCCCCGACGCAATCGACGAGGCATTGCGCCGTCCCGGTCGTTTCGACCGGGAGATCGTCATCGGCGTGCCAGACGAAAAAGGTCGGCGCGAGATTCTCGGCATCCACACTCGTGGCATGCCGCTGGGCGACAAGGTGGACCTCAACGAGCTCGCCAAGGCGACCTACGGCTTCGTCGGTGCGGACATCGCCGCCCTGTCGCGCGAGGCCGCGATCGACGCGGTGCGCCGGATCATGCCCAAGCTCGATCTCGACGAACGCACGGTCCCGCCCGAAGTTCTCGACGAGCTGTTCGTCAGCCGCGAGGACTTCCTTTCCGCGCTCAAGCGCATCCAGCCCTCAGCCATGCGCGAAGTCATGGTCCAGGTGCCCAATGTCGGCTGGTCCGACATCGGCGGTGTGGGCGATGCGATCGAGAAGCTGAAGGAAGGCATCGAGCTGCCGCTCAAGAACCCCGACGCTTTCCACCGGCTCGGTATCCGTCCGGCCAAGGGCTTCCTGCTTTATGGCCCGCCCGGTACCGGCAAGACGCTGCTGGCCAAGGCCGTCGCCAAGGAGGCGGAGGCGAACTTCATCTCGATGAAGAGCTCGGACCTCCTGTCGAAATGGTACGGCGAGAGCGAGCAGCAGATCGCCCGCATGTTCAAGCGCGCCCGTGCGGTGGCGCCCTGCGTGGTCTTCATCGACGAGATCGACAGCCTCGTTCCGGCGCGCGGCAGCGGGCAGGGCGAACCGCAGGTCACCGGCCGGGTCGTCAATACCATCCTTGCCGAGATGGACGGGCTTGAGGAACTCCAGTCTGTCGTCGTCATCGGTGCGACCAACCGGCCCACGCTGGTCGATCCAGCACTGCTACGCCCCGGCCGTTTCGACGAGCTGGTCTATGTCGGCACGCCCGACAGGGCCGGACGCGAGCAGATCCTCGGCATCCACACCGAGAACATGCCGTTGGCCGCCGATGTCTCGCTGGCCGACGTGGCAGGCAAGACCGAACGCTTCACCGGCGCCGACCTCGAAGACGTCGTGCGCCGGGCAGGCCTCAACGCCCTGCAGCGGGCAGGCGGCGATGTGCAGGAAGTGGCGGCGGTCGATTTCGAGGAAGCCTTGAAGGACAGCCGCGCGACCGTGACCTCGCAGATGGAAGCCGAATACCAGAAGATGCGCGGCGAACTGAAGAAGCGGGCGGCGGAAATCCAGCCGATCGGCTTCATTCACGAAGGCATGGTGGAAAGCACGCGCGACCAGAAGCACTGAGCCGCAGCGGGCGGAAGGGTCAGACCTCTTTCGCCCGCGCGTTCGCTGCTTCCACTTCGAGGCGGTGGCGGATCAGCGCATCCGGCTGGTTTTCGCGCAGCCACTTCACCATGTGCTCGCGCACGGCGCAGCGCAGGTTGAAGAGATCGCCGATTGTCTCCGCGCTCATCGACAGGCGCAGCTCGATGCTTTCCGGATAGGCTTCGGTCATGACGAGCGCGAGATTGCGGCCGTCCCACAGGGGATGGGCCTTCACGAAGGCTTCGAATTCCTCGCGGATCGGCTCGACTTCGCTTGCCGGGTCGAGATGGAGCATGACCGGGCCGGTCAGCTTCTCGCTCACCCGTGACCAGTTCTCGAACGTGTTGTCGAGGAAGCGTGCGGTCGGCACCACCAGCACGCGCTCGTCCCAGGTCCGCACTGTCACGAAACTCATGCGGATCTCTTCCACGCGCCCGGCCTGGCCGTCGACCTTGACGAGGTCCCCGATGCGCAGCGGTTGGGTCAGCGCCATCTGCAGGCCTGCAATCAGCGACTTCAGCGCCGGCTGGGCGGCAGCGCCGATGGCCAGTGCGGCAAGACCGGCGGATGCGAGCATGGTCGTGCCGACCTTGGCGACACCCGGAATGCTCAGCATAATCAGCGAGATGGTGATAAGGACGATGGCGAAGGTCGCCGTGCGCGACAGGATCGCAATTCGGGTGCGCAGCGAACGTGTCGCCACCTCGTCGCCGGCCAGCTCCACCTGCCGTTCGTATCCGGCTGCGAAACCCTTGACCACGGCATAGGCGACCCAGCCGAGTACGAAGGGCTGGAGGAATTTCGCCAGAACGTCCCAGCCATTGCCCACAAGGTGGTCGTTCTCTGCGGCAATGGAGATCGCAAACCCAATCATGGCCCAGCGCAGCGGCTTGCGCACGCGCTGGACGATCACGTCGTCGATCTGGCTTTCCGATGCGCGGGTGAACCGCCGCAGCAGCGCAAAGGCGACGTAATGGACGATCAGCGCGAGAAAAATCGAGCTGCCCAGTGCGACTGCGGTTTCAATCAGGCCTTCGTAGGAAATCGGCCAGTTGCGGGGATCGTAGCGTTCTAGCATCGGCAGAGGCGACTAGGGTTTGGCGCTATCGGTTGCAAGCGAAGCGGGGCCTTCGTCGGCAGGCAGGTCGATAGTCACGACGAGCCCGTCGGGCGTGAAATCCCGCGTGACCGATCCGCCGAACTGGCGCGCGGCGGAGTTCATCAGCAGGCTGCCGAAGCCCTGCCGCTCGGGCTCTCCGTCGAGCGGGACGCCGCTTTCCTTCCACACCAGCACGACGCGATCGTCCTTACGATCCCAGGATACGTCGATGGTACCGCCGTTTGCCCAGGCACCGTACTTCACCGCATTGGTGGTCAGCTCATGGAACACGAGGCCGAGCGGCGTGATCCGCTTGGCAGGTACCAGCACTTCGGGGCCGCCGATGGTCGCCGTTTGCGACGACGAGCGGTAGGGCGCAAGTGAGGTATCGACCAGAGCCTCGAGCGAGGCGACCTGCGTCTCCAGCGCGCCCTGGCTTACTTCGTGCGCGGTCAGGAGGGCGCGAATACGCTCCGAAATGCTGTCCGTGACCGGCTTCGCTTCCGGCTTGTCGCGCGCGCTCATCTGCACGATGGCGAGCACCACCGCGAAGAGGTTCTTCACGCGGTGGTTGAGTTCGCGCGCAAGCAGGTCCGCGCGGTCGCGCGCCTCGACGACGGCAGCGGCCTGTGCGGCTTCCGCTTCGGCCCGGGCTGCGCGCGATACCAGCCTTGCACCCAGCAGGATGGCGATCAGGATGAGGATGATGAGGCCGCCGAGCAGCGGCAGGATGCGCGCCTCCAGCCGGGCGGTTTCCGCCCCTTGTGCGGCCAGGATGTCGCGTTCGATCAGGCGCATTTCCTCGATCGCGCGGCGCAGGCGCTCCATCGCTTCCTGCCCTTCGTCGGACAGGACCGCACGGCGCGCGTCGAGCAGGCGACCGTCCTGCACCAGCAGCACGCTGCGTTCCATCTCGTCGAACTTGGCGCGCGCGAGGGCATCGATCTGGTCGAGCAGTTCTTCCTGCCGGACTGTGGTCTGTCCCTTGAGCAGCGCGCGCAGGCGGCGCAGCGTCGGTTCGATCTGCTCGCTGCCTTCCTCGTAGGATGCGAGGTAACGCCGGTCGAGCGTGATGAGATAACCGCGCTGGCCGGTTTCCGCATTGAGCGCGGCCACTTCGACCTGCTGCAGTTCGGCAAGCACGCTGGCGGTCAGGCGCGACTGTTCGCGTTCGTCCCGTTCGCCCGCAAGGGTCTGGTAGACGAGAAAGACCACCGCGATCATCGCGCCGAAGATGACCAGCGACAGCGCCGCATTGGGCCATCGGCGCGTCGTGCGCACAGCGGCGATCATGTCCTTCAATGCGCGGCCCCCCAGCTCTTGCCGGTCCCGATTTCGACGCCGAGCGGGACATCGAGACTGACCGCGGGGCCGGCCGCACCGGCCATGACCTCCTCGATCACCTTCGAAGCGCGTTCGACGTCGCCTTCGGGCAGTTCGAAAACGAGTTCGTCGTGCACTTGGAGCAGCATGCGCACCTTGTCGAGCCCTGCGTTTACAAGGGCTTCGTCCATGCGGACCATGGCGCGCTTGATGATGTCGGCGCTGGTGCCCTGGATCGGCGCGTTGATCGCCGCGCGCTCGCTGCCCTGCCGCTCGGCCTGGTTCTTGGACGAGATGCGCGGGAACCATGTCTTGCGGCCGAACAGCGTTTCCGAATAGCCGCGCTCGCGCACCCGCTCGAGCGTTTCGAGGATGTAGCGCTGGATGCCGGGGAAGCGCTGGAAATAGGTGTCGATCATGGCCTGCGCCTCGTCCGGCTCAACCTTGAGGCGGCCGGCAAGGCCCCAGCGCGAGATGCCGTAGAGGATGGCGAAGTTGATCGTCTTGGCCCGGGCGCGGGTATCGCGCGTCACTTCGCCGAACATCTCGGTTGCCGTGCGCGCGTGGATGTCCTCTCCGTTTGCGAAGGCTTCCTTCAGCGGGCCGACATCGGCCATGTGCGCGGCCAGCCGTAACTCGATCTGGGAATAGTCGGCGGCGAGCAGGATATTGCCCTCTTCCGCCACGAATGCTTCGCGGATCTGGCGGCCGATTTCGGTGCGGATCGGGATGTTCTGCAGGTTCGGGTCGGTCGAGGACAGGCGCCCGGTCTGCGCGCCCACGAGGCTGTAGCTCGTATGGACCCGGCCGGTCTTGGGGTTGATCGCGTCCTGCAAGGCGTCGGTATAAGTCGACTTCAGCTTGCTGAGCTGGCGCCACTCCAGCACCTTGTCGGCGATTTCGGCGCCTTCGCCCGACAGGCGTTCGAGCACCGACTGGTCGGTCGAATACTGGCCGCTCTTGCCCTTCTTGCCGCCCTTGTAGCCGAGCGTGTCGAACAGGACGTCGCCCAGCTGCTTGGGGCTGCCGACGGTGAATTCTGCGCCGGCGAGCGCGTGGATTTCCTTTTCCAGCCTTCCGGTCTCCGTCGCGAATTCTTCCGACAGCTTGGCCAGCCGCGCCCGGTCGACCTTGATGCCGCGCTGTTCCATGCGGGCGACAACAGGCACGAGTGGACGGTCGACACGCTCGTAAATGGCCGCACCGCCTTCGTCCGGCAGGCGGCGCTTAAGGTGCTGGTAGAGCCGCCATGTGACGTCGGCGTCTTCGGCGGCATATTCGGTCGCCTTGTCGAGCGGAACCTCGCCGAAGGGGATGGCTTTCTTGCCGGTGCCGCACACGTCCTTGAACGCGATACAGGTGTGGCCGAGGTGCCGTTCGGCAAGCTCGTCCATGCCGTGCCCGCCGCCGATCCCGTCGAGGCCGCGCCCCGCATCGAGGTCGAAGCTGATGATCATCGTATCCTCGACCGGCGCGACTTCGACGTCGTAGCGGGAAAGGACATTGAGGTCGTATTTACCGTTGTGCAGGACCTTGATCACCGCATCGGAGGCCAGCAGCGGGCGCAGCGCGGAAAGCGCGGCGTCCAGCGGCACCTGGTCGGGCTTTTCGGCGAACATATCCGTACCGCCGTGGGCGAGCGGAATGTAGCAGGCATCGTTCGGGCCGAGTGCGAGGCTGATGCCGACGAGGTCCGCCGCCATGCTGTCGAGCGCGCTGGTCTCGGTATCGATGGCGACCAGCCGTGCGGCCTTGGCGCGCTCGATCCAGTGCTCGAGGCGCTCCATCGACTGGACGCATTCATAGGCGCTCCGGTCTACCTTCGCCATGTCGGGGAGAGGCTGCCGGCTGCCCTCGGCGTTGGCGGGAGCGCTGGCGTTTTCCTGCTTGGCGGGATTGAGTTCGGTCGGCCTACCGGGGCTCCCGGCACCGGCATCGAGGCGGCGCAGCAGGCTGGTGAAGCCGTGCTTTTCGAGGAACTGGGCAAGCGGGCCGGGCGGCACGCCGTCGAGCTTCATGTCGTCGAGCGCGACGGGCAGGGGGCAGTCTTCCTTGAGCGTCACGAGAATGCGGCTCAGTTCCGCGTCAGCGCGGTGTTCCAGCAGCCGCTCCTTCAGCTTGGACTTCTTCATGTCCTCTGCCGAATCGAGCGCAGCCGTCAGGTCGCCATGCTCGGCGATCAGCTTGCTTGCGGTCTTGGGGCCGACGCCGAAAATGCCCGGGATATTGTCGACCGAATCGCCCATCAGCGCGAGCACGTCGCCTACCTTTTCCGGCGGGACACCGAACTTTTCCTCGACCTCTTCGATATAGATGCGCGCGCTCTTCATCGTGTCGAGCATGTCGATGCGCGCGCCGTCCTTTTCGCCGACAAGCTGCATCAGGTCCTTGTCGGAGGACACGATGGTCACGTCCCAGCCCTGTGCCTGTGCAGCCCGGGCATAGGAGGCGATCATGTCGTCGGCCTCGACATCGGGCTCCTCGATGCAGGGCAACGAGAAGGCGCGCGTCGCATCGCGGATCAGCGGGAACTGGGGCACGAGATCTTCGGGAGGAGCGGGCCGGTTGGCCTTGTACTGGTCGTAGATCTCGTTCCGGAAAGAGTGGCTCGACTTGTCGAGAATCACCGCGAGGTGCGTCGGGCCTTCAGCCTTGTCGAGATCTTCAGCCAGCTTCCACAACATGGTGGTGTAGCCGTAAACCGCGCCGACCGGCGTGCCTTCGGGATCGGTGAGGGGCGGCAACCTGTGATAGGCGCGGAAAATATAGGCGGACCCGTCGACGAGATAGAGGTGCTTTTTATCGGCCATCATGGCGCTGCCTAGCAGCGGTTAAGGGACTTGGGGAGCGGAAAGGCCCGAAAAAATGTGGCCGACAAATGGCGGAAATCCGGCAATTTGGGGGCAAATAAGGCGAATTTGGGCATGAATGTGGCGAAATCGCTTGCAGCGCCACAATCCGGCCATTATTTAGGGCCTCGTAAGGCCTCGAAAGGGTCTTGCGCGGAGGAGGTGGATCATCGCCGAATTCGCACTCAAACTCGCTGTTTAAGGATTTATCTTATGCGCAAGATCGCTCTCGTTGCTGCCGCTTCGGCCGCTGCTCTCTCGCTCGCCGCTTGCTCGGAAGCCACCGAAGACGCTGCTGAAGCCACCACCGAAGCTGCTGCTGCTGACGCAGAAGCAAACATGGAAGCTGCTGGCGAAGCCGTCGAAGCAGCTGGTGAAGAAGTTGCCGCTGAAGGCGAAGAAGCTGCTGCCGAAGTCGAAGCAGCTGTCGAAGGCGAAGAAGCTGCTGCCGAGTAATCGCGCACTCTTCGCTGGCTGATAAGCCAACGATACAGAAGGGCGGTACCGCAAGGTGCCGCCCTTTTCGTTTGTCCGGTCATGAGACCCCGAAGGGACGGACGCTTATTTCCCGCCGAAATCGGCGTTGGTCCACACGCGCTTGGTGTTGCTGCTCTGGGCCGAATAGCCATCGTGGATGGCCCGCGCGATCTGCGCGATCTTCGCTTCGCGATTAAGACGCGAACCCTGTCCCGTCACATAGATGGCAACCGCCACGGCGCGGCCGTCCGGCATCTCAAGGATGCCGACATCGCTCGAGGTATTGTTGAGCGAGCCGGTCTTGTGGCTGACGCGCACGCTTTCCGGCATCAGCGCGGGGATGCGGCGCTTGCCGGTGCGCGTGCGGCTCATCGCGCCGAGCAGCACGCGGCGGCTTTCGGGCTTCAGGAACTTGCCTTGGTACAGGCCGCTCAGCAGGTCGAGCATCGCCTTGGGCGTGGCGCTGTCGCGCTTGTCGATGTGCTGGGCCGGATCGTATTCGCCGTCGTCACGCACCAGCGTGGCGATATCGCGGTCGATGCTGAAATCCCTGATACCCTGACGGCGCACCCAGTCGTTTACCGCATCAGGCCCGCCCACAACCCGCAGCAGCGCGTCCGTGGCCGGGTTGCTCGAGCGGGTGATCATGATTTCGATCAGGTCGATCGCCTTCATGTACTCGCCCTCGTAGACCGGGGCGACCTTGCTGGAGAAGCGGGCCGACTTGCGCGGAAGCAGCAGCGGGAATTCGCTGGTGAGGCTCCACTTCCCCTTCTCGACGCCTTCGAGGAAGGTCGCAGCGACCGCGATCTTGCTGGTGCTCGCCATGGGGAAGCGCTGGTCGCCCAGCACGGTGACCATCTGGCCGCTCGTCAGGTCGATGGCGGCAACGCCGATCCGGCCGTTGGAGCCGTCGGCCAGTTCGGCCAGCCGCTGCTCGAACGCATTGTCGTAGATTGCCTCGAAGCTTTGCGGCGCACGCAGTTCCGTGCCGAGCGCCGTATCGAACTGTTTGAGGTAGGAATTGTCCTGCGCGCTAAGCGTGGTCGGGGCTGCGAAGGCCAGCGTCGCTGCCAGGATTGTCTTGCCGAGGTTCTTCATCCGCATACCGTTACGTATAGCACAGTTTGGTTAGGGCCTGCTTAACGTAACGGAATCGAGCAAATCAAGCGCGCCCGCGACAGAATGTGTCGCAAGCACGCCCGATGCTTGTTTATCGGCGTCAGGACGCGTTACGCGGACGCAATCACCTTCTCGATCCGGTCGGTGCTCTGTCCGGTCACGGTCTTGTCGATTTCGCCCACCAGCCTGCTTTGCAGTTCGGAATGATAGTGCTTGCGCATCTCACCGAGAGTCTTCGGATCGGCGATGATGAGCACGTCCGTGATCTCGCCGGAAATCGCCTTGGCATTCAGCCACTCGGCTGCCGCGGCACCGTGGGCAAGTTCTTCGAGGTCGGTACGGCCAAGTTGCCGACCGATCTGGTCCTGGTGACGCACGCCTGCGCTGAAATTGCTCGGGCTGAGGTCCGGCTTCTGCGCTTCCGAAAGTCGGGGCTCGAAGGGCTTGCCCGTATTGCGCATGACGGTGAAGCTTTCGCCGTCGACGATGGCGACATGGGCCTTGTGCGGCACTTTCATGGGATATCTCCTCTGGCTCGGTTGATGTCTCATCCTGTCAACGGACGAGGGAGCGATCCGGTCCGCCAATCCAGCGCGCTGCGCGCTCGCCCTGCCTTTCATGGTTCGACGAATTGCCAACCATCACGGGCCAACGACTTGAGCCTATCGCTTTCCGGCTTGACCGGCCTTGATCCATGCCAACTATGTGCCCCGCCAAGGTTTGGGTTGCCCCGGGGGACTGACATGAAATCGATTATCCGCGTAACGGCTGCTGGCCTGTTGCTTTCCTCTTCGCATGCGGTGCTGGCACAGGACGTGCCCATCGTGCTGCCCGGCGCGCCGGGCGAAGCGCCGCGCGTCATCGACAAGACCGAAGCCGTTGCGCTTTCGGACACGTCCTATTCGCCCGCCGACGTCGCCTTCATGCAGGGCATGATCGTCCACCACCAGCAGGCCGTCGACATGGCTGCATTGGTGAAGGAACGTACCAATAACGATGCCATCCTGAAGACTGCCGACCGTATCGAGGCGGGTCAGAAGGACGAGATGAAATTCATGCGCGAGTGGCTGGAAGCGCGCGGAGAAGCGGTCACCATGCCGCATTCGGCGCATATGGGTCACGCCGGTCACGGCGGCATGAAGGGCATGGCCAGCGGTGAGCAGATGATGGCGCTTGCTGCCGCTCGCGGGACCGAATTCGACCGCCAGTTCCTCATGCTCATGGTCGCACATCACCAGGGCGCGCTCGACATGGTCGAGGCCCTGCACGATG
This genomic interval carries:
- a CDS encoding serine hydrolase; its protein translation is MRMKNLGKTILAATLAFAAPTTLSAQDNSYLKQFDTALGTELRAPQSFEAIYDNAFEQRLAELADGSNGRIGVAAIDLTSGQMVTVLGDQRFPMASTSKIAVAATFLEGVEKGKWSLTSEFPLLLPRKSARFSSKVAPVYEGEYMKAIDLIEIMITRSSNPATDALLRVVGGPDAVNDWVRRQGIRDFSIDRDIATLVRDDGEYDPAQHIDKRDSATPKAMLDLLSGLYQGKFLKPESRRVLLGAMSRTRTGKRRIPALMPESVRVSHKTGSLNNTSSDVGILEMPDGRAVAVAIYVTGQGSRLNREAKIAQIARAIHDGYSAQSSNTKRVWTNADFGGK
- the polA gene encoding DNA polymerase I, yielding MADKKHLYLVDGSAYIFRAYHRLPPLTDPEGTPVGAVYGYTTMLWKLAEDLDKAEGPTHLAVILDKSSHSFRNEIYDQYKANRPAPPEDLVPQFPLIRDATRAFSLPCIEEPDVEADDMIASYARAAQAQGWDVTIVSSDKDLMQLVGEKDGARIDMLDTMKSARIYIEEVEEKFGVPPEKVGDVLALMGDSVDNIPGIFGVGPKTASKLIAEHGDLTAALDSAEDMKKSKLKERLLEHRADAELSRILVTLKEDCPLPVALDDMKLDGVPPGPLAQFLEKHGFTSLLRRLDAGAGSPGRPTELNPAKQENASAPANAEGSRQPLPDMAKVDRSAYECVQSMERLEHWIERAKAARLVAIDTETSALDSMAADLVGISLALGPNDACYIPLAHGGTDMFAEKPDQVPLDAALSALRPLLASDAVIKVLHNGKYDLNVLSRYDVEVAPVEDTMIISFDLDAGRGLDGIGGGHGMDELAERHLGHTCIAFKDVCGTGKKAIPFGEVPLDKATEYAAEDADVTWRLYQHLKRRLPDEGGAAIYERVDRPLVPVVARMEQRGIKVDRARLAKLSEEFATETGRLEKEIHALAGAEFTVGSPKQLGDVLFDTLGYKGGKKGKSGQYSTDQSVLERLSGEGAEIADKVLEWRQLSKLKSTYTDALQDAINPKTGRVHTSYSLVGAQTGRLSSTDPNLQNIPIRTEIGRQIREAFVAEEGNILLAADYSQIELRLAAHMADVGPLKEAFANGEDIHARTATEMFGEVTRDTRARAKTINFAILYGISRWGLAGRLKVEPDEAQAMIDTYFQRFPGIQRYILETLERVRERGYSETLFGRKTWFPRISSKNQAERQGSERAAINAPIQGTSADIIKRAMVRMDEALVNAGLDKVRMLLQVHDELVFELPEGDVERASKVIEEVMAGAAGPAVSLDVPLGVEIGTGKSWGAAH
- a CDS encoding host attachment protein, with amino-acid sequence MKVPHKAHVAIVDGESFTVMRNTGKPFEPRLSEAQKPDLSPSNFSAGVRHQDQIGRQLGRTDLEELAHGAAAAEWLNAKAISGEITDVLIIADPKTLGEMRKHYHSELQSRLVGEIDKTVTGQSTDRIEKVIASA
- a CDS encoding sensor histidine kinase; its protein translation is MIAAVRTTRRWPNAALSLVIFGAMIAVVFLVYQTLAGERDEREQSRLTASVLAELQQVEVAALNAETGQRGYLITLDRRYLASYEEGSEQIEPTLRRLRALLKGQTTVRQEELLDQIDALARAKFDEMERSVLLVQDGRLLDARRAVLSDEGQEAMERLRRAIEEMRLIERDILAAQGAETARLEARILPLLGGLIILILIAILLGARLVSRAARAEAEAAQAAAVVEARDRADLLARELNHRVKNLFAVVLAIVQMSARDKPEAKPVTDSISERIRALLTAHEVSQGALETQVASLEALVDTSLAPYRSSSQTATIGGPEVLVPAKRITPLGLVFHELTTNAVKYGAWANGGTIDVSWDRKDDRVVLVWKESGVPLDGEPERQGFGSLLMNSAARQFGGSVTRDFTPDGLVVTIDLPADEGPASLATDSAKP